The sequence below is a genomic window from Bradyrhizobium septentrionale.
TACAAGAAGCTGGCCTTCATCGCCTTCTTCAACGCCGGCGTCCGCGCGCTCGACATCCGCGATCCCTATCACCCCAAGGAAGTCGGCTATTTCATCCCGTCGATCACATTGGCGACCGACAAGCGCTGCGTCACCATCGACGGCAAGGAGCGCTGCAAGGTCGCGATCCAGACCAACAATGTCGAAACCGATGAGCGCGGCTATATCTACGCGGTCGACCGCGCCAACACCGGCCTGCACATCCTCGAACTGACCGGCGAGGCGCGCGCCATCGCCGGTCTGCCGTGAGCGCGATTATGCGCCGGTGGCCGATCATCGCGGCGATGTTCCTGGCGCTCGGCTGCCTCTCGGCCGTAGCCGGCTACGAGATGGCGCCGTCGCGGGCTGCCGCGTGGCGCGAGATCGCATGGCCGTTCCCGCGCGACGGCTGGCCCGCCGGCCGCGCTTTCCGTTGCGGCACGGCGGAGTGCGGCACTGAGGTCGAGGTTTATCTCAGGCCAAAGCTCGGCTTCTGCAACTGCGACAGCGGCGTCGCCGATGACGACGAGGTCGATCGCGTTTCCGATGTCGACATGATCAGCCCGCGCTTCGTGCCGCTGAATGCGGGCGATGTCGTTGATGTCGCCGATATGTCCGGGCGGATCAGGGCCTATGATCTCGACGGTACGCGCACCGCGATCGGCCTCGCGGCCTCGCATCGCTGCGATCTCATGGCGGTGGCGGCGCAGGGCAGGGGTGACGTCGCGCGGGTGCGGCAAGCGGTGCTGACATTTCTGCAGTCTCGCGAGATGAAAACGTGGATGACGGCCGCGGTGGAAGGCCGTTGAGTTGGAGCTGGCTCTTCACCTCTCCTGCCTGCGGGGAGAGGTCGCATCGCGCTTGCGATCCGGGTGAGGGGGTACAGGTCTAACGACTCGCACCGCCTCGCGGATGGAGCCCTCACCCCAACCCTCTCCCCGCGAAAAGCGGGGAGAGGGAACAGACCGCTTCCATGTTCGCTTCTTGCATGCATAATGTAGCAACGAACAAAACGAGCCCCCCATGTCCCTGCAAGCCTATTTCGCCTTCGTCGCCGCCTGCATGGCGCTGGCGCTGTTGCCCGGTCCGATTGTCACGATGGTGATCGCCAACGGCCTGCGCTACGGCACGCGTGCTGCGCTCACCAATGTGCTGGGCGCGCAGGTCGGGCTCGCGATCGTGATCGGCATCGTCGCGGTCGGCCTGACCTCGCTGATGGCGACGATGGGGTACTGGTTCGACTGGGTGCGCTTTGCCGGCGCGGCCTATCTGGTCTGGCTCGGCATCAAGCTGATCCGCTCCCCGGTCGAGGGCGTCGGCACCGACGAGACGCCGCCACCGCCGCGCGGCGGCTTCTTCCTGCAGGGCTTTCTGGTGCTGCTCTCGAACCCGAAAGTCCTGGTGTTCTTCGGCGCTTTCATTCCGCAGTTCATGGACATGGACAAACCGCACATTCCGCAGGTCGCGCTGCTCGGCGTCACCTTCATGGCAACCGCCGTGCTGACCGACGCGGCCTACGCGCTGGCGGCCGGCCGCGCCCGAAAGTTCTTCTCCAAGGAGCGGACGCGGCTGATGTCGCGCATCTCCGGCGGCTTCATGATCGGTGGCGGCATCTGGCTGGCGCTGACCCGGGCCCGATAGACCCCGCCGGCTGGTTGAACCCTTCACAGGGGTGGCGCGTCAAACCGGCGCTGCCTCCGATGAAGGATCCTTCCCGTGCCCGATTTGCCCTGGCTTGTTTATGCGATGCTGCTCGCGCCGCTCGGGCTGATCCTGATCGCCGCCGTCGTCAAGACCTGGCAGGTGCGCGAGGCGAGGGGCTGGCCGGACACGTCCGGCAAGGTCGTGACCGCGACCGCGGAGGTACGTGAGGTCAGGGTCTCCGACGATGAGCGCGAGGACGGCTAT
It includes:
- a CDS encoding LysE family translocator encodes the protein MSLQAYFAFVAACMALALLPGPIVTMVIANGLRYGTRAALTNVLGAQVGLAIVIGIVAVGLTSLMATMGYWFDWVRFAGAAYLVWLGIKLIRSPVEGVGTDETPPPPRGGFFLQGFLVLLSNPKVLVFFGAFIPQFMDMDKPHIPQVALLGVTFMATAVLTDAAYALAAGRARKFFSKERTRLMSRISGGFMIGGGIWLALTRAR